In one window of Paenarthrobacter nicotinovorans DNA:
- the hemW gene encoding radical SAM family heme chaperone HemW, translated as MPSVLPLGDPAPADGLLPPQVLDGVEQRKFGLYVHIPFCAVRCGYCDFNTYTATELGGGASQDAYASTAVSEVAFAATALEASGLPHRPLSTVFFGGGTPTLLPAEDLAEILRAAVGYWGLEPGAEVTTEANPDSVTPESLKVLADAGFTRVSFGMQSAVPHVLKVLDRTHTPSRVPLVVQWAREAGLSVSLDLIYGTPGESMEDWEFSLKTALSYGPDHISAYALIVEDGTKLAAQIKRGQVPGIDDDDHAAKYELADKMISSAGLNWYEVSNWSRTPDQACKHNLAYWRGDDWWGIGPGAHSHVGGVRWWNVKHPTAYASRLGSGTSPAAGRETLDAGTREVERIMLEARLGTGLAVDALDAIGRHAMAGLIADELVDPVQAFKGRLVLTLKGRLLADAVVRRILPD; from the coding sequence ATGCCCAGCGTCCTTCCTTTGGGCGATCCGGCACCTGCGGATGGATTATTGCCACCGCAGGTGCTGGACGGCGTCGAGCAACGCAAATTCGGGCTCTACGTGCACATTCCGTTTTGTGCCGTACGGTGTGGCTATTGCGATTTCAACACGTATACCGCCACGGAGCTCGGCGGGGGAGCGTCGCAGGATGCCTATGCTTCCACGGCTGTTTCCGAAGTCGCTTTCGCGGCGACGGCCCTTGAGGCCTCTGGCCTTCCGCATCGTCCACTAAGCACAGTATTTTTTGGTGGCGGTACGCCCACGCTCCTGCCTGCGGAGGATCTCGCAGAGATCCTGCGCGCCGCCGTCGGCTACTGGGGCTTGGAGCCCGGCGCTGAGGTGACCACCGAGGCCAATCCCGACTCTGTAACACCCGAATCCTTGAAGGTGCTTGCGGACGCGGGCTTCACCCGCGTGTCCTTCGGCATGCAGTCTGCGGTTCCGCACGTGCTGAAAGTGCTGGACCGCACCCACACTCCCAGCCGGGTGCCGCTGGTGGTGCAATGGGCCCGCGAAGCAGGCCTCTCCGTCAGCCTGGACCTTATCTACGGGACACCAGGGGAGTCCATGGAGGACTGGGAGTTCTCACTCAAGACGGCGCTCTCGTACGGGCCGGACCACATCAGCGCCTACGCATTGATAGTCGAGGATGGCACCAAACTTGCCGCGCAGATCAAGCGTGGCCAGGTGCCCGGAATCGACGACGACGACCACGCCGCAAAGTATGAACTGGCGGACAAGATGATCTCCTCGGCCGGCTTGAACTGGTACGAAGTCAGCAACTGGTCGAGGACTCCGGATCAGGCGTGCAAGCACAACCTCGCGTATTGGCGCGGAGACGATTGGTGGGGAATCGGCCCCGGCGCGCACTCACACGTGGGCGGTGTCCGGTGGTGGAACGTCAAACACCCCACGGCCTACGCATCACGATTGGGGTCAGGGACCTCACCTGCCGCAGGGCGCGAAACCCTCGACGCCGGCACCCGGGAAGTCGAGCGGATCATGCTGGAGGCGCGGCTCGGAACGGGCCTTGCCGTAGATGCCCTGGATGCGATTGGGCGCCACGCGATGGCGGGCCTCATTGCTGACGAACTGGTTGATCCGGTTCAGGCATTCAAGGGACGACTGGTTCTTACCCTTAAGGGCAGGTTGCTCGCAGATGCCGTAGTCCGCAGGATCCTGCCGGACTGA
- the lepA gene encoding translation elongation factor 4 has translation MSPMARTAPVPAATDPAIIRNFCIIAHIDHGKSTLADRMLQFTGVVQQRDMKAQYLDRMDIERERGITIKSQAVRMPWELDGTSYALNMIDTPGHVDFTYEVSRSLAACEGAVLLVDAAQGIEAQTLANLYLAMENNLTIIPVLNKIDLPAAQPEKYAAELANLIGGDPEDVLKVSGKTGVGVEALLDKIVRDLPSPVGDPDAPARAMIFDSVYDTYRGVVTYVRVVDGMLHPRERIQMMSTRATHELLEIGVSSPEPTPSKGLGVGEVGYLITGVKDVRQSKVGDTVTNLAKPASESLSGYADAKPMVFSGLYPLDGTDYPVLRDALEKLMLNDAALVYEPETSAALGFGFRVGFLGLLHLEITRERLEREYNLDLISTAPNVEYEVTLEDKRVVHVTNPSEYPTGKISEVREPMVSATVLAPNEFVGAIMELCQSRRGQMKGMDYLSEDRVELRYWIPLAEIVFDFFDLLKSKTRGYASLDWKADGEQVADLVKVDILLQGEQVDAFSAITHRDKAYAYGVMMTGKLRELIPRQQFEVPIQAAIGSRIIARESIRAIRKDVLAKCYGGDITRKRKLLEKQKEGKKRMKMVGRVEVPQEAFIAALTTDESKDKAKK, from the coding sequence GTGTCTCCCATGGCCCGCACCGCACCGGTGCCCGCCGCAACAGATCCGGCCATCATCCGGAACTTCTGCATCATTGCCCACATTGACCACGGTAAATCCACCCTGGCCGACCGCATGCTGCAGTTCACCGGCGTCGTTCAGCAACGCGACATGAAGGCCCAGTATCTGGATCGCATGGATATTGAGCGCGAACGCGGCATCACCATCAAGTCCCAGGCTGTCCGCATGCCTTGGGAACTGGACGGCACCAGCTATGCCCTGAACATGATCGACACTCCGGGTCACGTCGACTTCACCTACGAGGTTTCCCGGTCCCTGGCAGCCTGCGAGGGCGCGGTTCTGCTGGTCGACGCGGCACAGGGCATCGAGGCCCAAACCCTTGCCAACCTGTACCTGGCGATGGAAAACAACCTGACCATCATTCCGGTCCTGAACAAGATCGACCTCCCTGCGGCCCAGCCCGAGAAATACGCGGCTGAGCTCGCCAACCTCATCGGTGGGGACCCGGAGGACGTTCTGAAGGTTTCCGGCAAGACGGGCGTGGGCGTCGAAGCGCTCCTGGACAAGATCGTCCGCGATTTGCCTTCCCCCGTAGGCGATCCTGACGCTCCCGCCCGGGCCATGATCTTCGACTCGGTCTATGACACCTACCGGGGCGTCGTGACTTATGTCCGTGTTGTGGATGGCATGCTGCATCCCCGCGAACGTATCCAGATGATGTCTACCCGTGCGACGCACGAGCTTCTCGAAATCGGTGTGAGTTCCCCGGAGCCCACGCCCTCGAAGGGCTTGGGCGTTGGCGAGGTGGGCTACCTGATCACCGGCGTGAAAGATGTCCGTCAGTCCAAGGTCGGCGACACCGTCACCAACCTGGCCAAGCCGGCGTCGGAATCCCTCAGCGGTTACGCAGATGCCAAGCCGATGGTCTTCTCGGGCCTGTACCCCTTGGATGGCACGGATTATCCGGTCCTTCGCGATGCGCTCGAAAAGCTCATGCTCAACGACGCCGCCCTGGTGTACGAGCCCGAGACCTCCGCTGCGCTGGGCTTCGGTTTCCGTGTGGGCTTCCTGGGGCTTCTGCACCTTGAAATCACGCGTGAGCGCCTCGAGCGTGAATACAACCTGGACCTCATTTCCACTGCTCCGAACGTGGAGTACGAGGTTACTCTGGAAGACAAGCGCGTCGTCCACGTCACCAACCCCAGCGAGTACCCCACAGGCAAGATCTCCGAGGTCCGCGAGCCGATGGTCTCTGCCACGGTCCTGGCGCCCAACGAGTTCGTTGGCGCAATCATGGAACTGTGCCAGAGCCGCCGCGGCCAGATGAAGGGCATGGATTACCTGTCCGAGGACCGCGTGGAGCTCCGATACTGGATCCCGCTGGCCGAGATCGTGTTCGACTTCTTCGACCTCCTGAAGTCCAAGACCCGCGGTTACGCCTCGCTGGACTGGAAGGCCGACGGCGAACAGGTCGCCGACCTCGTCAAGGTCGACATCCTGCTACAAGGTGAACAAGTGGATGCGTTCAGCGCCATCACCCACCGCGACAAGGCCTACGCCTACGGTGTGATGATGACCGGAAAGCTCCGCGAGCTTATTCCCAGGCAGCAGTTCGAAGTGCCCATCCAGGCAGCCATTGGCTCCCGCATCATCGCCCGTGAGAGCATCCGTGCCATCCGCAAGGACGTTCTTGCCAAGTGCTACGGCGGTGACATCACGCGTAAGCGCAAGCTGCTCGAAAAGCAAAAAGAAGGCAAGAAGCGCATGAAGATGGTGGGCCGCGTTGAGGTTCCCCAGGAGGCCTTCATCGCAGCACTGACGACCGACGAGTCCAAGGACAAGGCCAAGAAGTAA
- a CDS encoding type II toxin-antitoxin system PemK/MazF family toxin, whose amino-acid sequence MAFDVRPLGKFLLRSLKALRGGSSKPAAPSATAGKPTRRTAVGQPPGRYPGDFRGAVKPSYSPKPDGRPDPGEIVWGWVPYEEDHSQGKDRPVLLIGRDGEWLLGLMLTSKDHDNGARADSYVDIGAGPWDRQGRPSEVNVQRIIRLDPRAVRREGAVLGKRQFQDVSRSLRAYQSVR is encoded by the coding sequence ATGGCTTTTGACGTGCGCCCCCTGGGGAAATTTCTGTTGCGTTCACTCAAGGCGCTGCGAGGCGGCAGCTCCAAGCCGGCCGCGCCATCGGCGACGGCGGGCAAACCCACCCGGCGTACCGCCGTCGGGCAGCCACCGGGCCGCTACCCAGGCGACTTCCGCGGAGCCGTCAAGCCCAGCTACTCCCCCAAGCCGGACGGCAGGCCGGATCCTGGCGAAATTGTGTGGGGCTGGGTCCCCTATGAAGAGGACCACTCGCAGGGCAAAGACCGCCCCGTTCTTCTTATCGGGCGGGACGGAGAATGGTTGCTTGGGTTGATGTTGACCTCGAAAGACCACGACAACGGAGCACGCGCTGATAGCTACGTCGACATTGGCGCCGGCCCTTGGGACCGACAGGGCCGGCCCAGCGAGGTCAATGTACAGCGCATCATCCGCTTGGACCCCCGGGCCGTGCGGCGAGAAGGCGCGGTCTTGGGCAAGCGGCAATTCCAGGACGTTTCACGGAGCCTCAGGGCCTATCAAAGCGTGCGCTGA
- the rpsT gene encoding 30S ribosomal protein S20 yields the protein MANIKSQKKRILTNEKARLRNNAVKSELKTAIRAVNTAVESADKDAAGTALVAASRKLDKAVSKGVIHKNNAANRKSAISKKVNAL from the coding sequence GTGGCTAATATCAAGTCCCAGAAGAAGCGCATCCTCACCAACGAGAAGGCTCGCCTGCGTAACAACGCTGTCAAGTCCGAGCTGAAGACGGCCATCCGCGCCGTCAACACCGCCGTTGAGTCTGCTGACAAGGATGCTGCTGGAACTGCACTTGTTGCTGCCAGCCGCAAGCTGGACAAGGCTGTCAGCAAGGGCGTTATTCACAAGAACAACGCTGCAAACCGCAAGTCGGCGATCTCCAAGAAGGTCAACGCACTCTAA